The Thermodesulfobacteriota bacterium region CCCGGGAGCTCGGCCGCCGGACCTCGGACTATGCCCGGCTGCCGGTGGTGGTGCCCGGCGGACCGGGGGAGCCGGCCCGGGTGCTCCATATCCGGCCGGCCTGGTCGGCCAGGGTCAACCCGGATCCCGGCTCCGGCTACCGGTGCGTCAATGTCGACGGCGGCACCATCGACAACGAGCCTCTGGAGCTGGCCCGGGTCGAGCTGGCCGGCGGTGATCCCCTGGCCCGCAACGAGCGGGACGGGCGGAAGGCGGACCGGGCCGTGATCATGATCGACCCCTTTGTGGGGCCCGAAAAGCACGGCCCCAGCACCATGGCCGAAACCTGGCTGCTGAGCGCCCTCGTCGCCACCTTTACCGCCCTGAAGAACCAGGCCCGCTTCCGGCCCCAGGACGTGGCGCTCGCCTCCGAGGACACCATCTACAGCCGCTTCCTCATCGCGCCGGTCCGGCAGGACCGGGTGACCGCCGACTCCGGCTCCTCCCTGGCCTGCGGCAGCCTGGGCGGCTTCGGCGGCTTTCTCCACCCCCTCTATCGCCAGCACGACTTCTTTCTCGGCCGCCGCAACTGCCAGCGCTTCCTGGCCCAGCATCTCACCCTGCCGGCGGAGAACCCCCTGTTCCGCCAGTGGACCGCCGAGCAGAAGGAGAAGCTCGGCATCCCCGGCCAAGGGCCCGCCGGGCCAGGGGCCCTGCACCTGCCCGTCATCCCCCTGATGCCGGACCTCAACCCCCGGCACGAGCCGCGGGCCGAGGAGCGGGAGCCCGACTGGCCGCGGGGGGTCGTGGTGCCCCTTGGCCTGCAAGGGCCCATCGAGACCCGCCTGGATGCCCTCTTTGGCGCCTTGGCCCACGAGCGCCTGTGGGACCAGAAGGTGCGCGGCTTCTTCTTCCTGCTGGGCTGGCGCCTGTATGCCAAGCCCAAGATCACCGCCTTCGTCATCGACGCCATCAGCAGACAGCTGTGCGGCCACGACCTCATCTGAGACCGGCGGCCTTCAGGCGCCCTTGGCCAGGATCTGGGCCTCCATGGGGCGCAGGGTGACGCGGATCATCCGCGCCGGGCCGGTCGTGACCCCGCCGTCGATCTCGTGGATCTCCAGGCCGGAGCGGGTTTCCACCGGTCCGGGCGCCGCGGCACCGGCATCGTTTTGCACCTGGAACTGCTCGCCGTCCTGGTTGATGAACAGATCGACCAGCACGTATCCCTGGAAGTCCCCCTGGGTGCTGGCGTTCGCCACCACCAGCACCTCGCGATCGTTCAGGATCCGGGAGAAGGCCAGCACCCCCGGGGCAAAGGACGACGCCCCGAAATGGACCCCGTCCCCTGAAAGCGGCCGGAAATACAGCCGGCCGTAGCGCAACGCCGGCTGGGCGCTCCGGATCGCGGACAGCCGCTGAATGGCCTGGTAGAACGGGTGCTGGGGGTCAAAGGCGTCTGGCTTGCCCCAGAGGGCCTCCCGCACGTGCTGGTCACTGCCGCCCCGGCCGTGCAGGCCCTGCTCGGTGCCGTAATAGAGGCAAGGGATGCCCTGCAGGCCGAACAGCACCGCGATGCCGAGGATGACCTGCGGATCGTACGGGTCAGGGCCATCCATGCCGGCCCCCCGGAACCGCTCCTTCATGTCGTGGTTGTCGAGGAAGGTCACGAAGAACCGTCCCGCCTCGCCGTGACTGGTCATGATGTGGCGCTCAATCTCCTTGCGGCGGCGAAAGACCTCGATGACCGCGGCCGGCGGCGAGAATCCCTTGGCGACCCAGGGCAAGCGGAAGAAGAGCGGGAAGTCCAGCGCCGCATCCACGCCCACCAGATCGTCCCCATCCTGGGTGCTCCGGCCGATGAACTCGGCGATCCGCTCCTCCTCGTCGAACACCTCGCCGAAGGAGAAGAAGTTCTTCTTGCCGATGGCAAGGCCAAACTCCCGCATGGCGTTGCCAAAGGTGCGGGCGAAGTCCCGCTCGATATACTTGAGGGTGTCGATGCGGAAGCCGTCCACGTCGTAGCGGGCGATGGCGTATTGGTACGCCAGGATCAGGGCGTTGCGGACCTCCCGGTTCGCGGTAACCAGCTCCTTGAGCGACTCGAAGTCGCCGCCCCCCTCCCCTCCCTTGCCCTGCCGGCGGAAGAAATCGTTGCGCTGCAGCTCCGTTGGCCAGACCAGCCCGTCGGGCTCCCGTTGACCGGTGGGAACGCTCTCGATGACCGGAAAGTCTGGCCGGGCCTGACCCGTGGCGTCCCGCCACTCGATGGGCCGCACCATGCCGCCGCCCGGTGCCGAGGCGCCCAGACCCGTGTAGCCGAAGACGTCGCCGGCGTGGTTGAGCACGATGTCGAAGATGACAAAGAGGCCCAGGGCATGGGCCTCGTCCACCAGGGCCCGCAGCTCTTCCTCGGCCTTGCCCGGCGCCGACGCGAACCGCGGCTCCGGCTGCAGGAAATCCTGGATGCCGTAGCCGTGGAAGGTGCCCGGATCGGACTGGCGGTTCTTC contains the following coding sequences:
- a CDS encoding patatin, which gives rise to MSDDEQHLPCFDLALTMAGAISAGAYTAGVIDFLIQALDAWEARKAAGDPVAPRHAVRLRAVSGASAGAIAAAILGACLRHDFPHRRLGDPGDGSDNPLYDSWVNMIDIRHLLETRDLGDQARPVSVLDSTRLLEIARKAMDYGQGVPAKARPYLVDPLRFIFTITNLRGVPFQLDLGGTGYSHPMMMHGDTMRFALAGLGGGAAPALRAEEYALRYPDNGPKWGGTWETFATAALASGAFPVGLAPRELGRRTSDYARLPVVVPGGPGEPARVLHIRPAWSARVNPDPGSGYRCVNVDGGTIDNEPLELARVELAGGDPLARNERDGRKADRAVIMIDPFVGPEKHGPSTMAETWLLSALVATFTALKNQARFRPQDVALASEDTIYSRFLIAPVRQDRVTADSGSSLACGSLGGFGGFLHPLYRQHDFFLGRRNCQRFLAQHLTLPAENPLFRQWTAEQKEKLGIPGQGPAGPGALHLPVIPLMPDLNPRHEPRAEEREPDWPRGVVVPLGLQGPIETRLDALFGALAHERLWDQKVRGFFFLLGWRLYAKPKITAFVIDAISRQLCGHDLI
- a CDS encoding alpha-amylase family glycosyl hydrolase; this encodes MLLSLQDPQLHSTFAQVATKQTRVVQVGTASHTITTPFASPHDWRDVWIYFLMLDRFNRADGKPPAAMPFDQPFGGFQGGTFNGVRERLPYLRDLGAGAIWLSPVLKNRQSDPGTFHGYGIQDFLQPEPRFASAPGKAEEELRALVDEAHALGLFVIFDIVLNHAGDVFGYTGLGASAPGGGMVRPIEWRDATGQARPDFPVIESVPTGQREPDGLVWPTELQRNDFFRRQGKGGEGGGDFESLKELVTANREVRNALILAYQYAIARYDVDGFRIDTLKYIERDFARTFGNAMREFGLAIGKKNFFSFGEVFDEEERIAEFIGRSTQDGDDLVGVDAALDFPLFFRLPWVAKGFSPPAAVIEVFRRRKEIERHIMTSHGEAGRFFVTFLDNHDMKERFRGAGMDGPDPYDPQVILGIAVLFGLQGIPCLYYGTEQGLHGRGGSDQHVREALWGKPDAFDPQHPFYQAIQRLSAIRSAQPALRYGRLYFRPLSGDGVHFGASSFAPGVLAFSRILNDREVLVVANASTQGDFQGYVLVDLFINQDGEQFQVQNDAGAAAPGPVETRSGLEIHEIDGGVTTGPARMIRVTLRPMEAQILAKGA